Proteins from a genomic interval of Salinarchaeum sp. Harcht-Bsk1:
- a CDS encoding TIGR04347 family pseudo-SAM/SPASM protein: MISISKLLCGGEAEGDGLRYDAAGESRKPQIRERKQRRPVVVWNTTKQCNLYCSHCYAGAEDASAPGELSTAEGKALLEDLAAFDVPVVLFSGGEPLVRDDLEELVAYASDLGIRPVLSTNGTLLTEGRVEALRDAGLAYAGVSVDGMPEHNDEMRGQEGAFDAALRGIRTSLDAGLKTGLRYTITEENADDLEDVIDLLHEEGVDRFCFYHLDYGGRGAEIADADLAPEDKREAVRTLCDLTREYHDRGDEIETLLVGNYADAAFLVEYARSELGGDAAERIRAYLERNGGDPTAERVADVDYQGNVHPTQFWQSYSLGNVRDRSFGDIWTDETNPLVRRLREREDHLTGRCASCQYRSICRGGSRLRALAASDDPFGPDPQCYLSESEREPGGAGDLAAD; this comes from the coding sequence ATGATCTCCATCAGCAAGTTGCTCTGTGGCGGCGAAGCGGAAGGCGACGGGCTCCGGTACGACGCGGCCGGCGAATCCCGCAAGCCCCAGATTCGCGAACGGAAGCAACGACGGCCCGTGGTCGTCTGGAACACGACCAAGCAGTGCAATCTCTACTGTTCGCACTGTTACGCTGGCGCCGAAGACGCGAGCGCGCCGGGAGAGCTATCGACCGCCGAAGGGAAGGCCCTCCTCGAGGACCTCGCGGCCTTCGACGTGCCGGTCGTGCTGTTCTCCGGCGGCGAACCGCTGGTCCGCGACGATCTCGAGGAACTCGTCGCCTACGCGAGCGACCTCGGTATCCGGCCCGTCCTCTCCACGAACGGCACGCTGTTGACCGAGGGCAGGGTCGAGGCGCTCCGGGACGCCGGACTCGCCTACGCCGGCGTCTCCGTCGACGGGATGCCAGAGCACAACGACGAGATGCGGGGGCAGGAGGGCGCGTTCGACGCCGCACTCCGAGGGATCCGAACGAGTCTCGACGCTGGGCTCAAGACTGGGCTGCGGTACACGATCACGGAGGAGAACGCCGACGACCTCGAAGACGTCATCGACCTGCTGCACGAGGAGGGCGTCGATCGCTTCTGCTTCTACCACCTGGACTACGGCGGTCGCGGCGCCGAAATCGCCGACGCCGACCTCGCCCCCGAAGACAAGCGCGAAGCGGTCCGCACGCTCTGTGACCTCACGCGCGAGTACCACGATCGGGGTGACGAGATCGAGACGCTCCTCGTCGGCAACTACGCCGACGCCGCGTTCCTCGTCGAGTACGCGCGATCGGAACTCGGCGGTGACGCAGCCGAGCGGATCCGGGCGTACCTCGAACGCAACGGCGGCGATCCGACCGCGGAGCGGGTCGCCGACGTCGACTACCAGGGGAACGTCCACCCGACGCAGTTCTGGCAGTCCTACAGCCTCGGGAACGTGCGGGACCGATCGTTCGGCGATATCTGGACGGACGAGACGAACCCACTGGTCCGTCGGCTTCGCGAACGGGAGGACCACCTCACCGGTCGCTGTGCCAGTTGCCAGTACCGGTCCATCTGCCGCGGCGGCTCCCGGCTCCGAGCGCTCGCGGCGAGTGACGATCCGTTCGGACCGGATCCCCAGTGCTACCTCAGCGAATCCGAACGGGAACCCGGGGGAGCAGGGGATCTGGCCGCGGACTGA
- a CDS encoding Htur_1727 family rSAM-partnered candidate RiPP, which yields MVETADRSRVGEEPRGDPTREWEVFVRENSDDPLRHVGSVSAPSAEVAHEQSSRLFAWYADDLWLCPADEVRRFSTHDLAEEESSPESEESSPTPEDRSSSEAVVDEDETATYDGADEPRVTEL from the coding sequence ATGGTCGAGACGGCAGATCGATCGCGAGTCGGTGAAGAACCCCGGGGCGACCCGACGCGCGAGTGGGAAGTGTTCGTCCGCGAGAATTCCGACGACCCGCTCCGTCACGTCGGGAGCGTGAGCGCTCCGAGCGCCGAGGTCGCGCACGAGCAATCGAGCCGCCTCTTCGCGTGGTACGCCGACGATCTCTGGCTGTGTCCCGCCGACGAAGTCCGGCGGTTCTCCACGCACGATCTGGCCGAGGAGGAATCGTCCCCAGAATCGGAGGAATCGTCCCCGACACCGGAAGATCGATCCAGCTCGGAGGCCGTCGTCGACGAGGACGAGACTGCGACCTACGACGGGGCGGACGAGCCGCGCGTGACCGAACTCTGA